The following proteins are co-located in the Streptomyces sp. NBC_01198 genome:
- a CDS encoding ATP-binding protein: MRRRLISSTLAVVLVVIAVFGLSLIFVESRTIESSARDGVESEAVRLVGIVENRILAGESVDAKGLDRQIAADRYAVVRVPGRAQVTLGSRPKGKAITSTQRGDHGESVTVEQPRSTVSEEIGRNLLVILAVALLAVLAAVGLAVRQARRLASPLSDLAATAERLGSGDPRPRHRRYGVPELDRIADVLDASAERIGRMLTAERRLASDASHQLRTPLTALSMRLEEIVATDDQETVKEEATIALGQVERLTDVVQRLLTNARDPRTGSAVYFDLDEVIKQQVEEWRPAYQNEGRAIVRSGTPALRAVGTPGAVAQVLATLIENALMHGSGTVGLRTRVTGNQAVVEVTDEGRGVPPDLGARVFERTVSGRNSTGLGLALARDLAEADGGRLELLQQHPPVFALFLAREMQPPPPPREDIVS, from the coding sequence GTGCGCCGCCGCCTGATCTCCTCCACGCTCGCCGTGGTGCTCGTCGTCATCGCTGTCTTCGGGCTGTCCCTGATCTTCGTGGAGAGCAGGACCATCGAGAGCAGCGCCCGCGACGGCGTCGAGTCCGAGGCGGTGCGGCTGGTCGGTATCGTGGAAAACCGCATCCTGGCCGGGGAGAGCGTCGACGCCAAGGGCCTGGACCGGCAGATCGCCGCCGACCGCTACGCCGTGGTGCGGGTGCCGGGCCGTGCGCAGGTCACCCTCGGCAGCCGCCCCAAGGGCAAGGCCATCACCTCCACCCAGCGCGGCGACCACGGCGAGTCGGTCACCGTGGAGCAGCCGCGCTCCACCGTCAGCGAGGAGATCGGCCGCAATCTGCTGGTGATCCTGGCCGTCGCGCTGCTCGCCGTGCTGGCCGCGGTGGGCCTGGCCGTACGCCAGGCCAGACGGCTGGCCAGCCCGCTCAGCGACCTCGCCGCGACCGCGGAACGCCTCGGCTCCGGCGACCCGCGCCCCCGCCACCGCCGCTACGGCGTGCCCGAGCTCGACCGGATCGCCGACGTGCTGGACGCCAGCGCGGAACGGATCGGCCGGATGCTCACCGCGGAGCGCCGGCTCGCCTCGGACGCCTCGCACCAGCTGCGGACCCCGCTGACCGCGCTGTCGATGCGGCTGGAGGAGATCGTGGCGACCGACGACCAGGAGACGGTCAAGGAGGAGGCGACGATCGCGCTCGGCCAGGTCGAGCGGCTGACCGACGTGGTGCAGCGGCTGCTGACCAACGCGCGGGACCCGCGGACCGGCTCGGCGGTCTACTTCGACCTCGACGAGGTGATCAAGCAGCAGGTCGAGGAGTGGCGCCCGGCGTATCAGAACGAGGGCCGGGCCATCGTCCGCTCCGGCACCCCCGCGCTGCGGGCGGTCGGCACCCCGGGCGCGGTCGCGCAGGTGCTGGCCACGCTGATCGAGAACGCGCTGATGCACGGCTCGGGCACGGTGGGCCTGCGGACCCGGGTGACCGGCAACCAGGCGGTGGTCGAGGTCACCGACGAGGGCCGCGGGGTGCCGCCCGACCTGGGTGCGCGGGTCTTCGAGCGCACGGTCAGCGGCCGCAACTCCACCGGTCTCGGCCTGGCGCTCGCCCGCGACCTGGCCGAGGCCGACGGCGGACGGCTGGAACTGCTCCAGCAGCACCCGCCGGTCTTCGCGCTCTTCCTCGCCCGGGAGATGCAGCCGCCACCGCCACCCCGCGAGGACATCGTGAGCTGA
- a CDS encoding carboxymuconolactone decarboxylase family protein has translation MSTETTAVATPAAATDQDLVVPAVRLAVDKLVPHVNRAMNALDAAARDVSLEAPLLELVRARASQLNGCAYCVDTHTRDAREGGESERRLHALPVWRETPFFTARERAGLELTEAVTRLADGQVGDDVFARAAAQFDDKELAELIWAITVINAWNRLGATARPWPLS, from the coding sequence ATGAGCACTGAGACCACCGCTGTCGCGACCCCCGCAGCCGCCACCGACCAGGACCTCGTCGTCCCCGCCGTCCGCCTCGCCGTGGACAAGCTCGTCCCGCACGTCAACCGCGCCATGAACGCGCTGGACGCCGCCGCCCGTGACGTCAGCCTGGAAGCGCCGCTGCTGGAACTGGTCCGCGCCCGCGCCTCCCAGCTGAACGGCTGCGCCTACTGCGTGGACACCCACACGCGGGACGCCCGGGAGGGCGGCGAGAGCGAACGCCGCCTCCACGCGCTGCCGGTGTGGCGCGAGACCCCGTTCTTCACCGCACGCGAGCGGGCCGGCCTGGAGCTGACCGAGGCCGTGACCCGGCTCGCCGACGGGCAGGTCGGGGACGACGTCTTCGCCCGCGCCGCCGCGCAGTTCGACGACAAGGAGCTGGCCGAACTCATCTGGGCGATCACCGTCATCAACGCCTGGAACAGGCTGGGCGCGACCGCCCGTCCCTGGCCGCTGTCCTGA
- a CDS encoding GtrA family protein — translation MTGIHALRAKLALMYREIAKFGAVGGVGVLVNIGVFNLVRHNTGLQTVRASVLATLVSIAFNYVGFRYFTYRDRDKAGRTRELGLFLVFSCVGLVIENGVLFVATYGFDWDSQLQSNVFKFLGIGVATLFRFWSYRTWVFRALPAGGAVEQAEAFLATDGGAPEDQGKPKRAGVERRG, via the coding sequence ATGACCGGAATCCACGCCCTGCGGGCCAAGCTGGCCCTGATGTACCGCGAGATCGCGAAGTTCGGGGCGGTGGGCGGGGTCGGCGTCCTGGTCAACATCGGGGTGTTCAACCTGGTCCGGCACAACACCGGGCTGCAGACGGTACGCGCCAGCGTGCTGGCGACGCTGGTGTCCATCGCGTTCAACTACGTCGGGTTCCGCTACTTCACCTACCGGGACCGCGACAAGGCCGGCCGCACCAGGGAGCTCGGGCTCTTCCTGGTCTTCAGCTGCGTCGGCCTGGTGATCGAGAACGGCGTGCTGTTCGTGGCGACGTACGGCTTCGACTGGGACAGCCAGCTGCAGAGCAACGTGTTCAAATTCCTCGGCATCGGCGTGGCGACGCTGTTCCGCTTCTGGTCGTACCGCACCTGGGTCTTCCGGGCGCTCCCGGCGGGGGGCGCGGTGGAGCAGGCCGAGGCGTTCCTGGCCACCGACGGCGGCGCGCCCGAGGACCAGGGCAAGCCCAAGAGGGCCGGCGTCGAGCGGCGCGGCTGA
- the pdxR gene encoding MocR-like pyridoxine biosynthesis transcription factor PdxR, producing the protein MDDSWPTSPAAAAEEHRETGVDLHLDLPPGTSHGRRAALERALRDAVRRGRLAPGSRLPSSRRLAAETGLSRGTVKAAYDQLTAEGYLTARQGSGTVVADRPQGASPPAPGRSAAARPPRHDLRPGSPDVTFFPASGWLRAARRALAAVPSAAFDYGDPRGTLQLRTALAEYLGRTRGVVAEPDRIVVVSGYVQGLALLTRVLGEARGSGPVVGMEDPGLPFHREVVRRAGGTVVPVPVDERGAGADLPELDAVVLTPAHQYPTGVPLHPARRHALTAWARASGGILVEDDYDGEFRYDRQPVGALQGTAPDQVVYLGTASKTLGPALRLGWMVLPPRLVRPVAEAKLYSDYHTGAVGQLTLAELIAEHGYDRHVRAARLRYRRRRDLLVERLAGPAGRPGVEVRGIAAGLQALVSLPAEGPDEAAALRLAAAEGLAVGALGGHWHTPDGAAGRPQGLIVGYATPGEGGYPAALAALTRVLRA; encoded by the coding sequence ATGGACGATTCCTGGCCCACTTCGCCCGCGGCGGCCGCGGAGGAACACCGGGAGACCGGTGTCGACCTGCACCTCGACCTGCCGCCCGGCACCTCGCACGGCCGCCGGGCGGCCCTGGAGCGGGCGCTGCGCGACGCCGTGCGCCGCGGGCGGCTCGCCCCGGGCAGCCGGCTGCCGTCCAGCCGCCGGCTGGCCGCCGAGACCGGGCTGTCCCGCGGCACGGTCAAGGCCGCTTACGACCAGCTCACCGCCGAGGGCTATCTGACGGCCCGCCAGGGCTCCGGCACGGTGGTGGCCGACCGCCCGCAAGGGGCGTCGCCCCCGGCGCCCGGCCGTTCCGCGGCCGCCCGCCCGCCGCGCCACGACCTGCGCCCCGGCAGCCCGGACGTCACCTTCTTCCCGGCCTCCGGCTGGCTGCGTGCCGCCCGCCGCGCGCTGGCGGCGGTCCCGTCCGCGGCCTTCGACTACGGCGACCCGCGCGGCACGCTCCAGCTGCGGACCGCGCTGGCGGAATACCTCGGCAGAACCCGCGGGGTGGTCGCGGAGCCGGACCGGATCGTCGTCGTCTCCGGTTACGTGCAGGGCCTCGCGCTGCTGACCCGGGTGCTGGGCGAGGCACGGGGTAGCGGGCCGGTGGTCGGCATGGAGGACCCCGGGCTGCCCTTCCACCGCGAGGTGGTGCGGCGGGCGGGCGGCACGGTGGTGCCGGTGCCGGTGGACGAGCGGGGCGCGGGCGCGGATCTGCCGGAGCTGGACGCGGTGGTGCTCACCCCGGCACACCAGTACCCGACCGGGGTCCCGCTGCACCCCGCCCGCCGCCACGCGCTCACCGCGTGGGCGCGGGCGAGCGGCGGCATCCTGGTCGAGGACGACTACGACGGCGAATTCCGTTACGACAGGCAGCCGGTGGGCGCCTTGCAGGGCACCGCTCCCGACCAGGTGGTCTACCTCGGCACCGCGTCCAAGACGCTGGGGCCCGCGCTGCGGCTCGGCTGGATGGTGCTGCCGCCGCGCCTGGTGCGGCCGGTCGCGGAGGCGAAGCTCTACAGCGACTACCACACGGGCGCTGTGGGCCAGTTGACGCTGGCCGAGCTGATCGCCGAGCACGGCTACGACCGGCACGTCCGGGCTGCCCGGCTGCGCTACCGGCGCCGCCGCGACCTGCTGGTCGAGCGGCTGGCCGGCCCCGCGGGGCGCCCGGGGGTCGAGGTGCGCGGGATCGCGGCCGGCCTCCAGGCGCTGGTGAGCCTGCCGGCGGAGGGTCCCGACGAGGCGGCGGCACTGCGGCTGGCGGCGGCCGAAGGGCTCGCCGTCGGCGCGCTGGGCGGGCACTGGCACACCCCGGACGGCGCGGCCGGCCGCCCGCAGGGCCTGATCGTCGGCTACGCCACACCCGGCGAGGGGGGTTACCCCGCGGCCCTCGCCGCGCTCACCCGGGTACTGCGGGCCTGA
- a CDS encoding ATP-binding protein, which produces MSTTRPFAADDRGPESGEPAANGETESVEPESARRLQLTGESGIVPRARDFTRQALRDWGWLPAATADRKAAAEDVLLVVSELVTNACLHAGGPEELRLRRSPKSLRLEVVDSGAGEPAPRTPHRAGRPGGHGMFIVQRLCLDWGVIRHGDQPGKTVWAELAAPS; this is translated from the coding sequence ATGAGCACCACCCGGCCCTTCGCCGCGGATGACCGTGGCCCGGAATCGGGCGAGCCCGCCGCCAACGGCGAGACCGAGTCGGTCGAACCGGAGTCGGCACGACGGCTCCAGCTCACCGGCGAGAGCGGCATCGTGCCGCGCGCGAGGGACTTCACCCGGCAGGCACTCCGTGACTGGGGCTGGCTGCCCGCCGCCACGGCCGACCGCAAGGCCGCGGCCGAGGACGTGCTGCTCGTGGTGTCCGAACTGGTCACCAACGCCTGCCTGCACGCCGGCGGCCCCGAGGAACTGCGGCTGCGCCGCAGCCCCAAGTCCCTTCGCCTCGAAGTGGTCGACAGCGGCGCCGGTGAACCCGCACCCCGTACCCCGCACCGGGCCGGCCGCCCGGGCGGCCACGGCATGTTCATAGTCCAGCGCCTGTGCCTCGACTGGGGCGTCATCCGCCACGGCGACCAGCCGGGCAAGACGGTCTGGGCGGAACTCGCCGCACCGTCCTGA
- a CDS encoding response regulator transcription factor: MTRVLLAEDDASISEPLARALRREGYEVEVREDGPTALEAALLGAVDLVVLDLGLPGMDGLDVCRRIRTEGHTFPVLVLTARADEVDTVVGLDAGADDYVTKPFRLAELLARVRALLRRGTTEPAQPSTHGVRIDVESHRAWMGDDELQLTAKEFDLLRVLVRDAGRVVTREQLMREVWDTTWWSSTKTLDMHISWLRKKLGDDAANPRYISTVRGVGFRFEKN; encoded by the coding sequence ATGACCCGCGTACTTCTGGCCGAGGACGACGCATCCATCTCGGAACCCCTCGCGCGCGCACTGCGCCGCGAGGGGTACGAGGTCGAGGTGCGCGAGGACGGACCCACCGCGCTGGAGGCGGCGCTGCTTGGCGCCGTCGACCTGGTGGTGCTGGACCTGGGCCTGCCCGGGATGGACGGCCTCGACGTGTGCCGGCGGATCCGCACCGAGGGCCACACCTTCCCGGTGCTGGTGCTGACCGCCCGCGCCGACGAGGTCGACACCGTCGTCGGCCTGGACGCCGGCGCGGACGACTACGTGACCAAGCCCTTCCGGCTCGCCGAGCTGCTGGCCCGGGTGCGCGCCCTGCTGCGGCGCGGCACCACCGAGCCCGCGCAGCCCTCCACCCACGGGGTGCGGATCGACGTCGAGTCGCACCGGGCCTGGATGGGCGACGACGAACTACAGCTCACCGCGAAGGAGTTCGACCTGCTGCGGGTGCTGGTGCGGGACGCGGGCCGGGTCGTCACCCGCGAGCAGCTGATGCGCGAGGTGTGGGACACCACCTGGTGGTCCTCCACCAAGACGCTGGACATGCACATCTCCTGGCTGCGCAAGAAGCTCGGCGACGACGCGGCCAACCCGCGGTACATCTCCACCGTGCGCGGAGTCGGTTTCCGGTTCGAGAAGAACTGA
- the purE gene encoding 5-(carboxyamino)imidazole ribonucleotide mutase: MSDAREAAAAPAVGIVMGSDSDWPVMEAAADALQEFDVTFEVDVVSAHRMPHEMIAYGEQAADRGLKAVIAGAGGAAHLPGMLASVTPLPVIGVPVPLKYLDGMDSLLSIVQMPAGVPVATVSVAGARNAGLLAVRILAAHDPELRARMREFQASLNEQATEKGRRLRAKVTGAAGFGFAK; encoded by the coding sequence ATGAGTGACGCGCGCGAGGCGGCGGCCGCACCCGCGGTCGGCATCGTCATGGGGTCGGACTCCGACTGGCCGGTGATGGAGGCCGCGGCCGACGCGCTGCAGGAGTTCGACGTCACCTTCGAGGTCGACGTCGTCTCCGCGCACCGGATGCCGCACGAGATGATCGCCTACGGCGAGCAGGCCGCGGACCGCGGGCTCAAGGCGGTCATCGCGGGCGCCGGCGGCGCCGCCCACCTGCCGGGCATGCTCGCGTCCGTCACCCCGCTGCCGGTCATCGGGGTGCCGGTGCCGCTGAAGTACCTCGACGGCATGGACTCGCTGCTGTCCATCGTGCAGATGCCGGCCGGTGTGCCGGTCGCCACCGTCTCGGTGGCCGGGGCGCGCAACGCCGGTCTGCTGGCGGTCCGCATCCTGGCCGCGCACGATCCGGAGCTGCGGGCGCGGATGCGGGAGTTCCAGGCCTCGCTCAACGAGCAGGCCACCGAGAAGGGCCGGCGGCTGCGCGCCAAGGTCACCGGGGCGGCGGGCTTCGGCTTCGCCAAGTAG
- a CDS encoding formimidoylglutamate deiminase: MQVTYWLEHAWLGTHAEPGIVLTVADDRIAEVRAGVEHPPADAVVLRGLTLPGLANAHSHAFHRALRGSAQIGSDPGAVARPGAGRAAGALSAPTSFWSWRDVMYDVATALDPDSYFTLARAVYAEMALAGITGVGEFHYLHHQLDGTPYDNPNAMGEALIAAAGEAGIRITLLDTAYLHGGFTRTGHRPLEGPQLRFGDGTADRWYDRWSQLKGEGHAKVGAAVHSVRAFSDRDGYRVFAERTAEVPAHVHLSEQTAENDACLALHGRSPTRLLSDSGFWRRNTTAVHATHLTAGDIALLGGAGSTVCMCPTTERDLADGIGPAPQLRRAGCRMSLGSDSHAVIDLFEEARAVELNERLRARTRGHWTAAQLLRAATEDGHASLGWPDAGRLEAGALADFTTVALDSVRTAGPPARLAGETAVFAATAADVRHTVVGGRQIVRDGQHQLVQDVPAALAAAIGALRP; this comes from the coding sequence GTGCAGGTGACGTACTGGCTGGAACACGCCTGGCTCGGCACACACGCCGAACCGGGCATCGTCCTGACCGTGGCCGACGACCGGATCGCCGAGGTCCGCGCTGGAGTAGAACACCCGCCCGCCGACGCCGTGGTGCTGCGCGGCCTGACCCTGCCCGGCCTGGCCAACGCCCACAGCCACGCCTTCCACCGGGCACTCCGTGGCAGCGCGCAGATCGGCTCGGACCCGGGAGCCGTCGCGCGCCCCGGCGCCGGGCGGGCCGCAGGCGCGCTGTCGGCGCCGACGTCCTTCTGGAGCTGGCGCGACGTCATGTACGACGTCGCGACGGCCCTCGACCCGGACAGCTACTTCACCCTCGCCCGCGCCGTCTACGCCGAGATGGCGCTGGCCGGCATCACCGGCGTCGGCGAATTCCACTACCTGCACCACCAGCTCGACGGCACGCCCTACGACAACCCCAACGCGATGGGCGAGGCGCTGATCGCGGCCGCCGGCGAGGCCGGTATCCGGATCACGCTGCTGGACACCGCCTACCTGCACGGCGGTTTCACCCGCACCGGCCACCGCCCGCTGGAAGGGCCGCAGCTGCGCTTCGGCGACGGCACCGCCGACCGCTGGTACGACCGCTGGTCGCAGCTCAAGGGCGAGGGACACGCCAAGGTCGGCGCGGCCGTGCACTCGGTGCGGGCCTTCTCCGACCGCGACGGCTACCGGGTCTTCGCCGAGCGCACCGCCGAGGTGCCCGCCCACGTCCACCTGTCGGAGCAGACCGCGGAGAACGACGCCTGCCTCGCGCTGCACGGCCGGAGCCCGACCCGGCTGCTGTCCGACTCGGGCTTCTGGCGGCGCAACACGACCGCCGTGCACGCCACCCACCTGACCGCCGGCGACATCGCGCTGCTCGGCGGCGCGGGCAGCACCGTCTGCATGTGCCCCACCACCGAGCGGGACCTGGCCGACGGCATCGGCCCGGCGCCGCAACTGCGCCGCGCCGGCTGCCGGATGAGCCTGGGCAGCGACAGCCACGCCGTCATCGACCTCTTCGAGGAGGCGCGGGCGGTGGAGCTCAACGAGCGGCTGCGGGCCAGGACCCGCGGCCACTGGACCGCGGCCCAGCTGCTGCGGGCGGCCACCGAGGACGGCCACGCGAGCCTCGGCTGGCCCGACGCGGGCCGGCTGGAGGCGGGCGCGCTCGCCGACTTCACCACGGTCGCGCTGGACTCCGTACGCACCGCGGGGCCGCCGGCCCGGCTGGCCGGCGAGACCGCGGTATTCGCGGCGACGGCGGCCGACGTACGCCACACCGTGGTGGGCGGCCGGCAGATCGTCCGGGACGGGCAGCACCAGCTGGTCCAGGACGTGCCCGCGGCGCTGGCCGCCGCGATCGGCGCCCTGCGCCCCTGA
- the hutI gene encoding imidazolonepropionase: protein MTTTGKTTSTVITHIGSLVTNDPSLSAAGSAPLGLIQGPAAVVIDGDRVAWIGESSEAPPTDNRVDAGGRTLLPGFVDSHSHLLFAGDRSAEFAARMSGRPYSAGGIRTTVEATRAATDAEIDATLTRLLAEALRQGTTTQETKSGYGLTTYDEARALEIAARHTDEVTYLGAHVVAPEFADDPAGYVALVTGAMLDACAPHARWVDVFCERGAFDGDQARAVLTAGMSRGLIARVHANQLGPGPGVQLAVELGAASADHCTHLTGSDVDALASAADTTVATLLPGAEFSTRARYPDARRLLDAGATVALSTDCNPGSSFTTSMPFCVAVAVRDMGMTPDEAVHAATYGGAQALRRRDIGRITPGARADLLLLDAPSHVHLAYRPGVPLAAAVWKDGVLREFRGTSELLLDEQAAAQP, encoded by the coding sequence ATGACGACGACCGGCAAGACGACCAGCACGGTCATCACCCACATCGGCAGCCTGGTCACCAACGATCCCTCCCTCTCCGCAGCCGGCAGTGCCCCCCTCGGGCTGATCCAGGGCCCCGCGGCCGTCGTCATCGACGGCGACCGCGTCGCCTGGATCGGTGAGTCCAGCGAAGCACCCCCCACTGACAACCGGGTCGACGCGGGCGGCCGCACGCTGCTGCCCGGCTTCGTCGACTCCCACTCCCACCTGCTCTTCGCCGGCGACCGCAGCGCCGAATTCGCCGCCCGGATGTCCGGCCGCCCCTACAGCGCCGGCGGCATCCGCACCACGGTCGAGGCCACCCGCGCGGCCACCGACGCGGAGATCGACGCCACCCTCACCCGCCTCCTGGCCGAGGCGCTCAGGCAGGGCACCACCACCCAGGAGACCAAGTCGGGTTACGGCCTGACCACTTACGACGAGGCCCGCGCCCTGGAGATCGCCGCCCGGCACACCGACGAGGTCACCTATCTCGGCGCGCACGTCGTCGCCCCGGAGTTCGCCGACGACCCGGCCGGATACGTCGCCCTGGTCACCGGCGCGATGCTGGACGCCTGCGCCCCGCACGCCCGCTGGGTCGACGTCTTCTGCGAGCGCGGCGCCTTCGACGGCGACCAGGCGCGCGCGGTGCTCACCGCGGGGATGTCCCGCGGCCTGATCGCCCGGGTGCACGCCAACCAGCTCGGCCCCGGCCCCGGTGTGCAGCTCGCCGTCGAGCTGGGCGCGGCCTCCGCCGACCACTGCACCCACCTGACCGGCTCCGACGTCGACGCGCTGGCGAGCGCCGCGGACACCACCGTGGCGACGCTGCTGCCGGGCGCCGAGTTCTCCACCCGGGCCCGCTATCCCGACGCCCGCCGGCTGCTCGACGCCGGCGCGACGGTGGCGCTGTCCACCGACTGCAACCCCGGATCGTCCTTCACCACGTCCATGCCGTTCTGCGTCGCCGTGGCGGTCCGCGACATGGGGATGACCCCCGACGAGGCGGTGCACGCCGCCACCTACGGCGGCGCGCAGGCGCTGCGCCGCAGGGACATCGGCCGGATCACCCCGGGTGCCCGCGCCGACCTGCTGCTGCTCGACGCGCCGAGCCACGTGCACCTGGCCTACCGCCCGGGGGTGCCCCTGGCGGCGGCGGTGTGGAAGGACGGTGTGCTGCGCGAGTTCCGCGGCACCAGCGAACTACTCCTCGACGAGCAGGCCGCGGCGCAGCCGTGA
- a CDS encoding STAS domain-containing protein, translating to MDREAVDTAGLGRLHVEVAQHGHTAVFTPAGELDHHTADLLSGPLDAALDGGANRLVVDCSQLEFCDSTGLNVLLSARLRAEAGGGGVHLAAMRPTVARVLEITGADAVFTLHDTLDQALRE from the coding sequence ATGGACCGCGAAGCGGTCGACACAGCCGGTCTCGGCCGGTTGCACGTCGAGGTCGCGCAGCATGGCCACACCGCGGTCTTCACGCCGGCGGGTGAACTCGACCATCACACGGCGGACCTGTTGAGCGGACCGCTCGACGCCGCCCTCGACGGTGGTGCGAACCGGCTGGTGGTCGACTGCTCGCAGTTGGAGTTCTGCGACTCGACAGGGCTCAACGTCCTGCTCAGCGCGCGGCTGCGGGCCGAGGCCGGCGGCGGCGGAGTGCACCTGGCCGCAATGCGGCCGACCGTCGCCCGGGTGCTGGAGATCACCGGCGCGGACGCGGTCTTCACCCTGCACGACACCCTTGACCAGGCACTCCGGGAGTAG
- a CDS encoding RNA polymerase sigma factor SigF: protein MAPRLGLEHHHHALEQFEGLEGLPEIPPYDEIGPVDARALSKTLFARLHGLEEGTEEYAYVRNTLVELNLALVKFAASRFRTRSEPMEDIIQVGTIGLIKAIDRFELSRGVEFPTFAMPTIVGEVKRFFRDTSWSVRVPRRLQELRLDLAKAGDELAQQLDRTPTVRELAARLDLPEDEVIEGMAASNAYTASSLDAQPAEDDPEGALADRIGYEDHDLEGVEYVESLKPLIAGLPQRDRAILSLRFVGNLTQAEIGDELGISQMHVSRLLTRTLSRLRRGLLVEE, encoded by the coding sequence ATGGCACCCCGGCTCGGCCTGGAGCACCACCACCATGCGCTGGAGCAGTTCGAGGGGCTTGAGGGGCTCCCGGAGATTCCCCCCTACGACGAGATCGGGCCGGTCGACGCGCGTGCCCTGTCCAAGACCCTCTTCGCCCGCCTGCACGGCCTGGAGGAGGGTACCGAGGAGTACGCCTACGTCCGCAACACGCTGGTCGAGCTCAACCTCGCCCTGGTGAAGTTCGCCGCCTCCCGGTTCCGCACCCGCAGCGAGCCGATGGAGGACATCATCCAGGTCGGCACGATCGGCCTGATCAAGGCGATCGACCGGTTCGAGCTGAGCCGCGGGGTCGAGTTCCCGACCTTCGCGATGCCGACGATCGTCGGCGAGGTCAAGCGGTTCTTCCGCGACACCAGCTGGTCGGTACGCGTTCCGCGGCGGCTGCAGGAGCTGCGGCTCGACCTGGCGAAGGCCGGCGACGAGCTGGCCCAGCAGCTGGACCGCACGCCGACCGTCCGCGAGCTGGCCGCCCGGCTCGACCTGCCGGAGGACGAGGTCATCGAGGGCATGGCCGCGAGCAACGCCTACACGGCCAGCTCGCTGGACGCCCAGCCCGCCGAGGACGACCCGGAGGGCGCGCTCGCCGACCGGATCGGCTACGAGGACCACGACCTGGAAGGCGTCGAGTACGTCGAGTCGCTCAAGCCGCTGATCGCCGGGCTGCCGCAGCGCGACCGGGCCATCCTCTCGCTGCGCTTCGTCGGCAATCTCACACAGGCCGAGATCGGCGACGAGCTGGGCATCTCGCAGATGCACGTGTCGCGGCTGCTCACCCGGACGCTGTCACGGCTGCGCCGCGGCCTGCTCGTCGAGGAGTAG
- a CDS encoding 5-(carboxyamino)imidazole ribonucleotide synthase, which translates to MTFPVVGMVGGGQLARMTHQAGIPLGIRFRILSDTAQDSAAQVVADVTVGDYRDLDTLRAFARGCDVITFDHEHVPTEHLRALEAEGIAVRPGPDALVHAQDKGVMRARLAEIGVPCPRNRIVADPADVSRFAAETGGYPLVLKTVRGGYDGKGVWFVRAEADAADAFRAGVAVLAEEKVDFVRELAANVVRSPHGQAVAYPVVESVQVDGVCDTVIAPAPGLSEALSAKAQRLALTVARELGVVGHLAVELFETADGRILVNELAMRPHNSGHWTIDGAATSQFANHLRAVLDLPLGDPRPRAPWTVMANVLGGDYPDMYAGYLHCMARDPGLKIHMYGKDVKPGRKVGHVTTYGDDLPGVRERARHAADYLRGTIDE; encoded by the coding sequence GTGACATTCCCCGTAGTCGGCATGGTCGGCGGCGGCCAGCTCGCCCGTATGACCCACCAGGCGGGCATCCCGCTCGGCATCAGGTTCAGGATTCTCAGTGACACCGCGCAGGACTCGGCGGCGCAGGTCGTCGCCGACGTCACCGTCGGCGACTACCGCGACCTCGACACCCTGCGGGCCTTCGCCCGGGGCTGCGACGTGATCACCTTCGACCACGAGCACGTGCCGACCGAGCACCTGCGCGCCCTGGAGGCGGAGGGCATCGCGGTACGCCCGGGGCCGGACGCCCTGGTGCACGCCCAGGACAAGGGCGTGATGCGGGCCAGGCTGGCCGAGATCGGCGTGCCCTGCCCGCGCAACCGGATCGTCGCCGACCCGGCGGACGTCTCCCGCTTCGCCGCGGAGACCGGGGGATACCCGCTGGTCCTCAAGACCGTGCGCGGCGGCTACGACGGCAAGGGCGTGTGGTTCGTGCGCGCCGAGGCGGACGCGGCCGACGCCTTCCGCGCCGGTGTGGCGGTGCTCGCCGAGGAGAAGGTCGACTTCGTGCGCGAGCTGGCCGCGAACGTGGTGCGCTCGCCGCACGGCCAGGCGGTGGCGTATCCGGTGGTGGAGTCGGTGCAGGTCGACGGCGTGTGCGACACGGTGATCGCGCCCGCGCCCGGCCTGTCAGAGGCGCTCTCCGCGAAGGCGCAGCGCCTGGCGCTGACGGTGGCCCGCGAGCTGGGCGTCGTCGGCCACCTGGCGGTCGAGCTGTTCGAGACCGCCGACGGCCGCATCCTGGTCAACGAGCTGGCCATGCGCCCGCACAACAGCGGCCACTGGACCATCGACGGCGCCGCCACCTCGCAGTTCGCCAACCACCTGCGGGCGGTGCTCGACCTGCCGCTGGGCGACCCGCGGCCGCGGGCCCCCTGGACGGTGATGGCCAACGTGCTCGGCGGCGACTACCCCGACATGTACGCCGGCTATCTGCACTGCATGGCCCGCGACCCCGGGCTGAAGATCCACATGTACGGCAAGGACGTGAAGCCCGGCCGCAAGGTCGGCCATGTCACCACCTACGGCGACGACCTGCCCGGCGTGCGCGAGCGCGCCCGTCACGCGGCCGACTACCTGCGAGGGACGATCGATGAGTGA